The Ictalurus punctatus breed USDA103 chromosome 9, Coco_2.0, whole genome shotgun sequence genome contains a region encoding:
- the senp6b gene encoding sentrin-specific protease 6 isoform X9, producing the protein MPHILEERNSVKLSFNQCTPPSQGVVLKKRRFRHTLLSARSKNTKSNDNDEMENPETNSLPLMDEAGPVVKPKSSNSEEPTSYVGAQPLLRVSRKYRMRDQYGYLLEKKEHMARAPASATLLPASRMEGCSKLTLNVRRLKLGTLNMIFRGPVTFSVDYIEITNEVRIEALELTSCEWCKGYHLPALFLQMTDAACCRLREQLAVSTDMGTWDGCQSTNQQEKYLLIIFERVPTVVEEATLEEIFTEIGKLKNLSILVKLTCEEANDRLMAHKHSKELFSGPFSPTNVQNEVTTLSVPDSEADDDDLMACPSSHTQLTKALVMYPPPPAKGGFSITTEDLCCLDEGEFLNDVIMDFYLKYLVCETLEEEDANRYHVFSSFFYKSLTQNDMQEDPDSTSLSIQERRHKRVRTWTRHLDLFKKDFIFVPINQSAHWYLAVICFPGRASQCSIVDPCENKKDENSIVFISSSPFSNPMSLFYNHQTSEQVSKWSESEGVMDEGFCLVSDDDLDEQCNGSSRYAFKISDTTYKPPCILIMDSLSCGAKPTVVQVLQEYLAMEWRVRKGSLWSFGKQPMRGWSVQVPQQDNHTDCGVYVLQYVESFITNPPRTFNPAMDLRDWFPQKLVKKKRERIKRLIFRLHQQQQAELGE; encoded by the exons ATGCCACATATCCTAGAAGAGAGGAACAGTGTTAAATTGTCCTTTAACCAGTGCACACCTCCATCACAAGGTGTTGTCCTTAAAAAGCGTCGCTTCCGGCATACTCTTCTGTCTGCTAGGAGTAAGAATACAAAAAG CAATGACAATGACGAGATGGAAAATCCTGAGACGAACTCATTACCTCTCATGGATGAAGCGG GCCCGGTTGTTAAACCTAAGAGTTCCAACTCGGAAGAACCGACATCTTATGTGGGTGCACAGCCTCTGCTCAGAGTTTCACGAAAATATCGCATGAGGGACCAG TATGGATAccttttggaaaaaaaagaacacatggCAAGGGCACCAGCCTCCGCCACATTGTTACCTGCATCACGTATGGAAGGGTGTAGCAAGCTTACTCTCAATGTCAGACGTCTCAAACTTGGAACACTAAACATGATTTTCAGAGGGCCTGTCACA ttTTCAGTGGATTATATTGAGATTACAAATGAAG tGCGAATTGAGGCATTAGAGCTCACCAGCTGTGAATGGTGCAAGGGATATCACCTGCCTGCTCTGTTTCTGCAAATGACTGATGCAGCATGTTGCCGTCTCAGAGAGCAGCTTGCCGTGTCTACAGATATGGGGACGTGGGATGGCTGTCAGAGCACTA ATCAACAAGAAAAATACCTCCTCATTATCTTTGAGCGTGTGCCAACGGTGGTGGAGGAGGCTACACTAGAAGAAATATTCACAGAAATTGGCAAGCTTAAGAATTTAAGTATCTTAGTCAAACTCACATGTGAGGAAGCCAATGACAGACTAATGGCACATAAACATTCTAAG GAATTATTCTCAGGCCCCTTCTCTCCCACTAATGTTCAGAATGAGGTAACAACCCTGAGTGTCCCAGACAGTGAagctgatgatgatgacctGATGGCCTGCCCATCCTCACACACTCAATTAACCAAAGC ACTGGTCATGTACCCACCTCCCCCAGCTAAGGGTGGCTTTTCCATCACCACGGAAGACCTCTGTTGTCTTGATGAAGGCGAATTCCTAAATGATGTGATTATGGATTTCTATTTGAA ATATTTGGTCTGTGAGACGTTAGAGGAGGAGGATGCCAACAGGTATCATGTGTTCAGCTCCTTCTTCTACAAGAGTCTCACTCAGAATGACATGCAGGAGGATCCAGATAGTACAAGTTTATC CATTCAAGAGAGGAGGCATAAACGGGTGAGAACCTGGACCAGGCATTTGGATCTTTTCAAGAAGGACTTCATTTTTGTCCCGATTAATCAGTC GGCTCACTGGTACCTGGCTGTTATCTGCTTCCCGGGCCGAGCTTCACAATGCTCCATCGTGGATCCTTGTGAGAATAAGAAGGATGAGAACTCGATAGTATTTATTTCCAGCTCACCGTTTTCAAACCCCATGTCACTTTTCTACAATCACCAAACATCTGAGCAGGTTTCCAAGTGGAGTGAATCTGAAG GTGTGATGGATGAGGGGTTCTGTCTTGTTTCAGATGATGACCTAGATGAGCAG TGTAATGGAAGCAGCAgatatgcattcaaaataagTGATACTACTTATAAACC GCCCTGTATTCTCATTATGGATTCTCTCAGCTGTGGTGCCAAACCTACAGTGGTGCAAGTACTACAAGA GTATTTGGCGATGGAGTGGCGAGTGAGAAAGGGCTCGTTGTGGAGTTTTGGGAAACAACCCATGAGGGGATGGAGTGTGCAAGTCCCACAGCAGGATAATCATACTGATTGTGGAGTTTATGTTTTGCAGTATGTGGAAAGCTTTATCACA AACCCACCAAGGACTTTCAATCCTGCCATGGATCTGAGGGACTGGTTTCCACAGAAGCTtgtgaaaaaaaagagggaaagaatCAAAAGGCTTATTTTTAGGCTCCACCAGCAACAGCAAGCTGAATTAGGAGAATGA
- the senp6b gene encoding sentrin-specific protease 6 isoform X2, producing MQSQKTRLRFFQSSTEQFCEPSPSMPHILEERNSVKLSFNQCTPPSQGVVLKKRRFRHTLLSARSKNTKSNDNDEMENPETNSLPLMDEAGPVVKPKSSNSEEPTSYVGAQPLLRVSRKYRMRDQYGYLLEKKEHMARAPASATLLPASRMEGCSKLTLNVRRLKLGTLNMIFRGPVTFSVDYIEITNEVRIEALELTSCEWCKGYHLPALFLQMTDAACCRLREQLAVSTDMGTWDGCQSTKKYLLIIFERVPTVVEEATLEEIFTEIGKLKNLSILVKLTCEEANDRLMAHKHSKELFSGPFSPTNVQNEVTTLSVPDSEADDDDLMACPSSHTQLTKALVMYPPPPAKGGFSITTEDLCCLDEGEFLNDVIMDFYLKYLVCETLEEEDANRYHVFSSFFYKSLTQNDMQEDPDSTSLSIQERRHKRVRTWTRHLDLFKKDFIFVPINQSAHWYLAVICFPGRASQCSIVDPCENKKDENSIVFISSSPFSNPMSLFYNHQTSEQVSKWSESEGVMDEGFCLVSDDDLDEQCNGSSRYAFKISDTTYKPPCILIMDSLSCGAKPTVVQVLQEYLAMEWRVRKGSLWSFGKQPMRGWSVQVPQQDNHTDCGVYVLQYVESFITNPPRTFNPAMDLRDWFPQKLVKKKRERIKRLIFRLHQQQQAELGE from the exons ATGCAGAGCCAAaagaccaggctacgttttttccaatcttcaactgaacagttttg TGAGCCCTCACCAAGCATGCCACATATCCTAGAAGAGAGGAACAGTGTTAAATTGTCCTTTAACCAGTGCACACCTCCATCACAAGGTGTTGTCCTTAAAAAGCGTCGCTTCCGGCATACTCTTCTGTCTGCTAGGAGTAAGAATACAAAAAG CAATGACAATGACGAGATGGAAAATCCTGAGACGAACTCATTACCTCTCATGGATGAAGCGG GCCCGGTTGTTAAACCTAAGAGTTCCAACTCGGAAGAACCGACATCTTATGTGGGTGCACAGCCTCTGCTCAGAGTTTCACGAAAATATCGCATGAGGGACCAG TATGGATAccttttggaaaaaaaagaacacatggCAAGGGCACCAGCCTCCGCCACATTGTTACCTGCATCACGTATGGAAGGGTGTAGCAAGCTTACTCTCAATGTCAGACGTCTCAAACTTGGAACACTAAACATGATTTTCAGAGGGCCTGTCACA ttTTCAGTGGATTATATTGAGATTACAAATGAAG tGCGAATTGAGGCATTAGAGCTCACCAGCTGTGAATGGTGCAAGGGATATCACCTGCCTGCTCTGTTTCTGCAAATGACTGATGCAGCATGTTGCCGTCTCAGAGAGCAGCTTGCCGTGTCTACAGATATGGGGACGTGGGATGGCTGTCAGAGCACTA AAAAATACCTCCTCATTATCTTTGAGCGTGTGCCAACGGTGGTGGAGGAGGCTACACTAGAAGAAATATTCACAGAAATTGGCAAGCTTAAGAATTTAAGTATCTTAGTCAAACTCACATGTGAGGAAGCCAATGACAGACTAATGGCACATAAACATTCTAAG GAATTATTCTCAGGCCCCTTCTCTCCCACTAATGTTCAGAATGAGGTAACAACCCTGAGTGTCCCAGACAGTGAagctgatgatgatgacctGATGGCCTGCCCATCCTCACACACTCAATTAACCAAAGC ACTGGTCATGTACCCACCTCCCCCAGCTAAGGGTGGCTTTTCCATCACCACGGAAGACCTCTGTTGTCTTGATGAAGGCGAATTCCTAAATGATGTGATTATGGATTTCTATTTGAA ATATTTGGTCTGTGAGACGTTAGAGGAGGAGGATGCCAACAGGTATCATGTGTTCAGCTCCTTCTTCTACAAGAGTCTCACTCAGAATGACATGCAGGAGGATCCAGATAGTACAAGTTTATC CATTCAAGAGAGGAGGCATAAACGGGTGAGAACCTGGACCAGGCATTTGGATCTTTTCAAGAAGGACTTCATTTTTGTCCCGATTAATCAGTC GGCTCACTGGTACCTGGCTGTTATCTGCTTCCCGGGCCGAGCTTCACAATGCTCCATCGTGGATCCTTGTGAGAATAAGAAGGATGAGAACTCGATAGTATTTATTTCCAGCTCACCGTTTTCAAACCCCATGTCACTTTTCTACAATCACCAAACATCTGAGCAGGTTTCCAAGTGGAGTGAATCTGAAG GTGTGATGGATGAGGGGTTCTGTCTTGTTTCAGATGATGACCTAGATGAGCAG TGTAATGGAAGCAGCAgatatgcattcaaaataagTGATACTACTTATAAACC GCCCTGTATTCTCATTATGGATTCTCTCAGCTGTGGTGCCAAACCTACAGTGGTGCAAGTACTACAAGA GTATTTGGCGATGGAGTGGCGAGTGAGAAAGGGCTCGTTGTGGAGTTTTGGGAAACAACCCATGAGGGGATGGAGTGTGCAAGTCCCACAGCAGGATAATCATACTGATTGTGGAGTTTATGTTTTGCAGTATGTGGAAAGCTTTATCACA AACCCACCAAGGACTTTCAATCCTGCCATGGATCTGAGGGACTGGTTTCCACAGAAGCTtgtgaaaaaaaagagggaaagaatCAAAAGGCTTATTTTTAGGCTCCACCAGCAACAGCAAGCTGAATTAGGAGAATGA
- the senp6b gene encoding sentrin-specific protease 6 isoform X1: MQSQKTRLRFFQSSTEQFCEPSPSMPHILEERNSVKLSFNQCTPPSQGVVLKKRRFRHTLLSARSKNTKSNDNDEMENPETNSLPLMDEAGPVVKPKSSNSEEPTSYVGAQPLLRVSRKYRMRDQYGYLLEKKEHMARAPASATLLPASRMEGCSKLTLNVRRLKLGTLNMIFRGPVTFSVDYIEITNEVRIEALELTSCEWCKGYHLPALFLQMTDAACCRLREQLAVSTDMGTWDGCQSTNQQEKYLLIIFERVPTVVEEATLEEIFTEIGKLKNLSILVKLTCEEANDRLMAHKHSKELFSGPFSPTNVQNEVTTLSVPDSEADDDDLMACPSSHTQLTKALVMYPPPPAKGGFSITTEDLCCLDEGEFLNDVIMDFYLKYLVCETLEEEDANRYHVFSSFFYKSLTQNDMQEDPDSTSLSIQERRHKRVRTWTRHLDLFKKDFIFVPINQSAHWYLAVICFPGRASQCSIVDPCENKKDENSIVFISSSPFSNPMSLFYNHQTSEQVSKWSESEGVMDEGFCLVSDDDLDEQCNGSSRYAFKISDTTYKPPCILIMDSLSCGAKPTVVQVLQEYLAMEWRVRKGSLWSFGKQPMRGWSVQVPQQDNHTDCGVYVLQYVESFITNPPRTFNPAMDLRDWFPQKLVKKKRERIKRLIFRLHQQQQAELGE, from the exons ATGCAGAGCCAAaagaccaggctacgttttttccaatcttcaactgaacagttttg TGAGCCCTCACCAAGCATGCCACATATCCTAGAAGAGAGGAACAGTGTTAAATTGTCCTTTAACCAGTGCACACCTCCATCACAAGGTGTTGTCCTTAAAAAGCGTCGCTTCCGGCATACTCTTCTGTCTGCTAGGAGTAAGAATACAAAAAG CAATGACAATGACGAGATGGAAAATCCTGAGACGAACTCATTACCTCTCATGGATGAAGCGG GCCCGGTTGTTAAACCTAAGAGTTCCAACTCGGAAGAACCGACATCTTATGTGGGTGCACAGCCTCTGCTCAGAGTTTCACGAAAATATCGCATGAGGGACCAG TATGGATAccttttggaaaaaaaagaacacatggCAAGGGCACCAGCCTCCGCCACATTGTTACCTGCATCACGTATGGAAGGGTGTAGCAAGCTTACTCTCAATGTCAGACGTCTCAAACTTGGAACACTAAACATGATTTTCAGAGGGCCTGTCACA ttTTCAGTGGATTATATTGAGATTACAAATGAAG tGCGAATTGAGGCATTAGAGCTCACCAGCTGTGAATGGTGCAAGGGATATCACCTGCCTGCTCTGTTTCTGCAAATGACTGATGCAGCATGTTGCCGTCTCAGAGAGCAGCTTGCCGTGTCTACAGATATGGGGACGTGGGATGGCTGTCAGAGCACTA ATCAACAAGAAAAATACCTCCTCATTATCTTTGAGCGTGTGCCAACGGTGGTGGAGGAGGCTACACTAGAAGAAATATTCACAGAAATTGGCAAGCTTAAGAATTTAAGTATCTTAGTCAAACTCACATGTGAGGAAGCCAATGACAGACTAATGGCACATAAACATTCTAAG GAATTATTCTCAGGCCCCTTCTCTCCCACTAATGTTCAGAATGAGGTAACAACCCTGAGTGTCCCAGACAGTGAagctgatgatgatgacctGATGGCCTGCCCATCCTCACACACTCAATTAACCAAAGC ACTGGTCATGTACCCACCTCCCCCAGCTAAGGGTGGCTTTTCCATCACCACGGAAGACCTCTGTTGTCTTGATGAAGGCGAATTCCTAAATGATGTGATTATGGATTTCTATTTGAA ATATTTGGTCTGTGAGACGTTAGAGGAGGAGGATGCCAACAGGTATCATGTGTTCAGCTCCTTCTTCTACAAGAGTCTCACTCAGAATGACATGCAGGAGGATCCAGATAGTACAAGTTTATC CATTCAAGAGAGGAGGCATAAACGGGTGAGAACCTGGACCAGGCATTTGGATCTTTTCAAGAAGGACTTCATTTTTGTCCCGATTAATCAGTC GGCTCACTGGTACCTGGCTGTTATCTGCTTCCCGGGCCGAGCTTCACAATGCTCCATCGTGGATCCTTGTGAGAATAAGAAGGATGAGAACTCGATAGTATTTATTTCCAGCTCACCGTTTTCAAACCCCATGTCACTTTTCTACAATCACCAAACATCTGAGCAGGTTTCCAAGTGGAGTGAATCTGAAG GTGTGATGGATGAGGGGTTCTGTCTTGTTTCAGATGATGACCTAGATGAGCAG TGTAATGGAAGCAGCAgatatgcattcaaaataagTGATACTACTTATAAACC GCCCTGTATTCTCATTATGGATTCTCTCAGCTGTGGTGCCAAACCTACAGTGGTGCAAGTACTACAAGA GTATTTGGCGATGGAGTGGCGAGTGAGAAAGGGCTCGTTGTGGAGTTTTGGGAAACAACCCATGAGGGGATGGAGTGTGCAAGTCCCACAGCAGGATAATCATACTGATTGTGGAGTTTATGTTTTGCAGTATGTGGAAAGCTTTATCACA AACCCACCAAGGACTTTCAATCCTGCCATGGATCTGAGGGACTGGTTTCCACAGAAGCTtgtgaaaaaaaagagggaaagaatCAAAAGGCTTATTTTTAGGCTCCACCAGCAACAGCAAGCTGAATTAGGAGAATGA
- the senp6b gene encoding sentrin-specific protease 6 isoform X8, protein MQSQKTRLRFFQSSTEQFCEPSPSMPHILEERNSVKLSFNQCTPPSQGVVLKKRRFRHTLLSARSKNTKSNDNDEMENPETNSLPLMDEAGPVVKPKSSNSEEPTSYVGAQPLLRVSRKYRMRDQYGYLLEKKEHMARAPASATLLPASRMEGCSKLTLNVRRLKLGTLNMIFRGPVTFSVDYIEITNEVRIEALELTSCEWCKGYHLPALFLQMTDAACCRLREQLAVSTDMGTWDGCQSTNQQEKYLLIIFERVPTVVEEATLEEIFTEIGKLKNLSILVKLTCEEANDRLMAHKHSKELFSGPFSPTNVQNEVTTLSVPDSEADDDDLMACPSSHTQLTKALVMYPPPPAKGGFSITTEDLCCLDEGEFLNDVIMDFYLKYLVCETLEEEDANRYHVFSSFFYKSLTQNDMQEDPDSTSLSIQERRHKRVRTWTRHLDLFKKDFIFVPINQSAHWYLAVICFPGRASQCSIVDPCENKKDENSIVFISSSPFSNPMSLFYNHQTSEQVSKWSESEDDDLDEQVWSKSSGLHRPCILIMDSLSCGAKPTVVQVLQEYLAMEWRVRKGSLWSFGKQPMRGWSVQVPQQDNHTDCGVYVLQYVESFITNPPRTFNPAMDLRDWFPQKLVKKKRERIKRLIFRLHQQQQAELGE, encoded by the exons ATGCAGAGCCAAaagaccaggctacgttttttccaatcttcaactgaacagttttg TGAGCCCTCACCAAGCATGCCACATATCCTAGAAGAGAGGAACAGTGTTAAATTGTCCTTTAACCAGTGCACACCTCCATCACAAGGTGTTGTCCTTAAAAAGCGTCGCTTCCGGCATACTCTTCTGTCTGCTAGGAGTAAGAATACAAAAAG CAATGACAATGACGAGATGGAAAATCCTGAGACGAACTCATTACCTCTCATGGATGAAGCGG GCCCGGTTGTTAAACCTAAGAGTTCCAACTCGGAAGAACCGACATCTTATGTGGGTGCACAGCCTCTGCTCAGAGTTTCACGAAAATATCGCATGAGGGACCAG TATGGATAccttttggaaaaaaaagaacacatggCAAGGGCACCAGCCTCCGCCACATTGTTACCTGCATCACGTATGGAAGGGTGTAGCAAGCTTACTCTCAATGTCAGACGTCTCAAACTTGGAACACTAAACATGATTTTCAGAGGGCCTGTCACA ttTTCAGTGGATTATATTGAGATTACAAATGAAG tGCGAATTGAGGCATTAGAGCTCACCAGCTGTGAATGGTGCAAGGGATATCACCTGCCTGCTCTGTTTCTGCAAATGACTGATGCAGCATGTTGCCGTCTCAGAGAGCAGCTTGCCGTGTCTACAGATATGGGGACGTGGGATGGCTGTCAGAGCACTA ATCAACAAGAAAAATACCTCCTCATTATCTTTGAGCGTGTGCCAACGGTGGTGGAGGAGGCTACACTAGAAGAAATATTCACAGAAATTGGCAAGCTTAAGAATTTAAGTATCTTAGTCAAACTCACATGTGAGGAAGCCAATGACAGACTAATGGCACATAAACATTCTAAG GAATTATTCTCAGGCCCCTTCTCTCCCACTAATGTTCAGAATGAGGTAACAACCCTGAGTGTCCCAGACAGTGAagctgatgatgatgacctGATGGCCTGCCCATCCTCACACACTCAATTAACCAAAGC ACTGGTCATGTACCCACCTCCCCCAGCTAAGGGTGGCTTTTCCATCACCACGGAAGACCTCTGTTGTCTTGATGAAGGCGAATTCCTAAATGATGTGATTATGGATTTCTATTTGAA ATATTTGGTCTGTGAGACGTTAGAGGAGGAGGATGCCAACAGGTATCATGTGTTCAGCTCCTTCTTCTACAAGAGTCTCACTCAGAATGACATGCAGGAGGATCCAGATAGTACAAGTTTATC CATTCAAGAGAGGAGGCATAAACGGGTGAGAACCTGGACCAGGCATTTGGATCTTTTCAAGAAGGACTTCATTTTTGTCCCGATTAATCAGTC GGCTCACTGGTACCTGGCTGTTATCTGCTTCCCGGGCCGAGCTTCACAATGCTCCATCGTGGATCCTTGTGAGAATAAGAAGGATGAGAACTCGATAGTATTTATTTCCAGCTCACCGTTTTCAAACCCCATGTCACTTTTCTACAATCACCAAACATCTGAGCAGGTTTCCAAGTGGAGTGAATCTGAAG ATGATGACCTAGATGAGCAGGTTTGGTCAAAGTCTTCTGGGCTTCATAG GCCCTGTATTCTCATTATGGATTCTCTCAGCTGTGGTGCCAAACCTACAGTGGTGCAAGTACTACAAGA GTATTTGGCGATGGAGTGGCGAGTGAGAAAGGGCTCGTTGTGGAGTTTTGGGAAACAACCCATGAGGGGATGGAGTGTGCAAGTCCCACAGCAGGATAATCATACTGATTGTGGAGTTTATGTTTTGCAGTATGTGGAAAGCTTTATCACA AACCCACCAAGGACTTTCAATCCTGCCATGGATCTGAGGGACTGGTTTCCACAGAAGCTtgtgaaaaaaaagagggaaagaatCAAAAGGCTTATTTTTAGGCTCCACCAGCAACAGCAAGCTGAATTAGGAGAATGA
- the senp6b gene encoding sentrin-specific protease 6 isoform X4, whose product MLSWHHGPEPSPSMPHILEERNSVKLSFNQCTPPSQGVVLKKRRFRHTLLSARSKNTKSNDNDEMENPETNSLPLMDEAGPVVKPKSSNSEEPTSYVGAQPLLRVSRKYRMRDQYGYLLEKKEHMARAPASATLLPASRMEGCSKLTLNVRRLKLGTLNMIFRGPVTFSVDYIEITNEVRIEALELTSCEWCKGYHLPALFLQMTDAACCRLREQLAVSTDMGTWDGCQSTNQQEKYLLIIFERVPTVVEEATLEEIFTEIGKLKNLSILVKLTCEEANDRLMAHKHSKELFSGPFSPTNVQNEVTTLSVPDSEADDDDLMACPSSHTQLTKALVMYPPPPAKGGFSITTEDLCCLDEGEFLNDVIMDFYLKYLVCETLEEEDANRYHVFSSFFYKSLTQNDMQEDPDSTSLSIQERRHKRVRTWTRHLDLFKKDFIFVPINQSAHWYLAVICFPGRASQCSIVDPCENKKDENSIVFISSSPFSNPMSLFYNHQTSEQVSKWSESEGVMDEGFCLVSDDDLDEQCNGSSRYAFKISDTTYKPPCILIMDSLSCGAKPTVVQVLQEYLAMEWRVRKGSLWSFGKQPMRGWSVQVPQQDNHTDCGVYVLQYVESFITNPPRTFNPAMDLRDWFPQKLVKKKRERIKRLIFRLHQQQQAELGE is encoded by the exons ATGCTAAGTTGGCACCATGGACC TGAGCCCTCACCAAGCATGCCACATATCCTAGAAGAGAGGAACAGTGTTAAATTGTCCTTTAACCAGTGCACACCTCCATCACAAGGTGTTGTCCTTAAAAAGCGTCGCTTCCGGCATACTCTTCTGTCTGCTAGGAGTAAGAATACAAAAAG CAATGACAATGACGAGATGGAAAATCCTGAGACGAACTCATTACCTCTCATGGATGAAGCGG GCCCGGTTGTTAAACCTAAGAGTTCCAACTCGGAAGAACCGACATCTTATGTGGGTGCACAGCCTCTGCTCAGAGTTTCACGAAAATATCGCATGAGGGACCAG TATGGATAccttttggaaaaaaaagaacacatggCAAGGGCACCAGCCTCCGCCACATTGTTACCTGCATCACGTATGGAAGGGTGTAGCAAGCTTACTCTCAATGTCAGACGTCTCAAACTTGGAACACTAAACATGATTTTCAGAGGGCCTGTCACA ttTTCAGTGGATTATATTGAGATTACAAATGAAG tGCGAATTGAGGCATTAGAGCTCACCAGCTGTGAATGGTGCAAGGGATATCACCTGCCTGCTCTGTTTCTGCAAATGACTGATGCAGCATGTTGCCGTCTCAGAGAGCAGCTTGCCGTGTCTACAGATATGGGGACGTGGGATGGCTGTCAGAGCACTA ATCAACAAGAAAAATACCTCCTCATTATCTTTGAGCGTGTGCCAACGGTGGTGGAGGAGGCTACACTAGAAGAAATATTCACAGAAATTGGCAAGCTTAAGAATTTAAGTATCTTAGTCAAACTCACATGTGAGGAAGCCAATGACAGACTAATGGCACATAAACATTCTAAG GAATTATTCTCAGGCCCCTTCTCTCCCACTAATGTTCAGAATGAGGTAACAACCCTGAGTGTCCCAGACAGTGAagctgatgatgatgacctGATGGCCTGCCCATCCTCACACACTCAATTAACCAAAGC ACTGGTCATGTACCCACCTCCCCCAGCTAAGGGTGGCTTTTCCATCACCACGGAAGACCTCTGTTGTCTTGATGAAGGCGAATTCCTAAATGATGTGATTATGGATTTCTATTTGAA ATATTTGGTCTGTGAGACGTTAGAGGAGGAGGATGCCAACAGGTATCATGTGTTCAGCTCCTTCTTCTACAAGAGTCTCACTCAGAATGACATGCAGGAGGATCCAGATAGTACAAGTTTATC CATTCAAGAGAGGAGGCATAAACGGGTGAGAACCTGGACCAGGCATTTGGATCTTTTCAAGAAGGACTTCATTTTTGTCCCGATTAATCAGTC GGCTCACTGGTACCTGGCTGTTATCTGCTTCCCGGGCCGAGCTTCACAATGCTCCATCGTGGATCCTTGTGAGAATAAGAAGGATGAGAACTCGATAGTATTTATTTCCAGCTCACCGTTTTCAAACCCCATGTCACTTTTCTACAATCACCAAACATCTGAGCAGGTTTCCAAGTGGAGTGAATCTGAAG GTGTGATGGATGAGGGGTTCTGTCTTGTTTCAGATGATGACCTAGATGAGCAG TGTAATGGAAGCAGCAgatatgcattcaaaataagTGATACTACTTATAAACC GCCCTGTATTCTCATTATGGATTCTCTCAGCTGTGGTGCCAAACCTACAGTGGTGCAAGTACTACAAGA GTATTTGGCGATGGAGTGGCGAGTGAGAAAGGGCTCGTTGTGGAGTTTTGGGAAACAACCCATGAGGGGATGGAGTGTGCAAGTCCCACAGCAGGATAATCATACTGATTGTGGAGTTTATGTTTTGCAGTATGTGGAAAGCTTTATCACA AACCCACCAAGGACTTTCAATCCTGCCATGGATCTGAGGGACTGGTTTCCACAGAAGCTtgtgaaaaaaaagagggaaagaatCAAAAGGCTTATTTTTAGGCTCCACCAGCAACAGCAAGCTGAATTAGGAGAATGA